CTTGCCTTCGGCATCCAGAAACGGGCCGGCGATCTTCAGCGTGCCCTCGGCGTTCAGCCTGTTCAGATGCTCCAGATGAGCGGGGCGCGTTTCCATGCGCACGTTCAGATGGCCGGGCTTGTCCTTGCAGATAAAGGCAAACAGCATTGTCGTCTCCTTGCTAGAGCATGTCTCCCAAATGGGTCAGCGGTTTGGGACCAGGACATGCGTAAAATATTATTCGACCGCCTCACCTCATTCGGTGGTGATCGGCCGTGTCATCAATTGTTGCATGGCGCTCGCCACATCCAGATTGCCATCAATAATGGCGGCCACCGCCTCGGTCACCGGCATGTCGATTGCGTGGTGTTCGCCGAGCCGAGCGGCAACGGCTGCCGCAAAGGCACCCTCCACCAGCCCGCCGGACATGTCCTTGCCCTCACCCCGGCCAAGCGCGATGCCGAAACGCAGGTTGCGCGACTGGTGGCTGGTGGCGGTCAGCACCAGATCGCCGAGGCCGGAAAGACCGCGCACCGTATCGGCCTTGCCGCCCATGGCGACGATGAGACGAGACATTTCGGCAAGCCCACGCGAAATCAGCGCCGCCCGGGCGGAATCGCCGAGCCCCGCTCCTTCGACAATGCCGGCGGCAATGGCGAGAACATTCTTCAGCGCACCGCCAAGCTGCACGCCGATGCGGTCCGTCGAGGCATAAAGCCGGAAGGTCTTGCCCGAAATCGTGGTCGCCAGCCGTTCGGCAACCGTGGCGTCCTCCGCCGCAATCGCCATGGCGGTCGGCAAGCCGCGCGCGATATCGGCAGCAAAGCCCGGCCCGGACAGAACAGCAATGGGATGATGCGGCAGTTCCGTCTCCAGAAGTTCCGTCAGCAGACGACCGGAGTTGCGGTCGATACCTTTCGCGCAGGTGACGATGATAGAGTCACTGGCCAGATAAGGGCCATAGTGTTGGGCCGCGTCGGCATGGGCCTGCGAAGGCATGGCGAACAACACGATACTGGCGCCAGCCAGCACGTCAGGCTCGGCCGAGAATCCAAGTGCATCCGGCAACTCCACACCCGGTAGGGCGGCCTCGTGTACGCGTTCGTTCCTTAGATCGGCCATCAGCGACGGATCGCGGCCGAGCAGGGTCACATCATGCCGGTTTTCCAGCGCGATGACGACGGCAAGCGCGGTTCCGAAGGCACCGGCGCCGATGACGACGATTTTTTCCCGCTGCATCAGGCCTTGGCTCCCCTTTTACCGAAACCAATCAATGTCTCCGCGCTACCGTCAAGCGGCCAGCGAGAGCGCGGCGCGACCTCAAGCGCATCGGCTTGCCTGCCTTCCGCCATGCGCTCCAGACCCGCCCAGGCGATCATCGCAGCATTATCGGTGCAAAGCCGGTGCGGCGGCGCGACGAAGCGGAAGCCGTGTGTATCGCAAAGTGCCTGCAGGGTCTGGCGGATTTCCTG
This window of the Agrobacterium fabrum str. C58 genome carries:
- a CDS encoding YciI-like protein, giving the protein MLFAFICKDKPGHLNVRMETRPAHLEHLNRLNAEGTLKIAGPFLDAEGKPNGSLVIVEASDIDAAKALADADPYAKAGLFESVDVKPYNWVFNNPGA
- a CDS encoding NAD(P)H-dependent glycerol-3-phosphate dehydrogenase; its protein translation is MQREKIVVIGAGAFGTALAVVIALENRHDVTLLGRDPSLMADLRNERVHEAALPGVELPDALGFSAEPDVLAGASIVLFAMPSQAHADAAQHYGPYLASDSIIVTCAKGIDRNSGRLLTELLETELPHHPIAVLSGPGFAADIARGLPTAMAIAAEDATVAERLATTISGKTFRLYASTDRIGVQLGGALKNVLAIAAGIVEGAGLGDSARAALISRGLAEMSRLIVAMGGKADTVRGLSGLGDLVLTATSHQSRNLRFGIALGRGEGKDMSGGLVEGAFAAAVAARLGEHHAIDMPVTEAVAAIIDGNLDVASAMQQLMTRPITTE